The Streptomyces cyanogenus DNA segment CCCTACCACTGGGCGGGTGACACCCAGGGGGTGAACCAGTCCATGTACGGGATGTGGTCGTTCGCCGGCATCGACACCGACGGCTGGCTGTACATCTTCTCCAAACGCTGGAACGGCAGCCACCGCAACACCGGTGACGGCGGGGCGATCCAGCTCTTCCGTATCCGACCGGAAGAGTTCCGCGCCGGCAACTTCGGGTCACAGGAGAACTGGGCCTACCTCGACGGCCGCTGGCAGTGGACCCGTGCGGTCCAGCCTTCGGTCATCCTCTCCGGGAACAACATCGGTGAGTTCTCCGTGAAGCGCATCGGCAGCACGTACTGCATGAGTTACTTCGACGTCACCGACTACTCGATCTGCACCCGCACCGCCCCCCGGCCCGACGCCGTGTGGAGCGCACCGAAGCCGCAGATCGTCGGTGACGCCGCCTGGCCGCCCAGCCACTGGGGCAAGCCCCAACTCCCGTACCTCTACGGCGGATACATCCACCCGGGCAGCGCCGGGCCCAACTCCCTGACCCTGATCGTGTCGCAGTGGAACGGACAGCCCCACCAGTCGCCCTACCGAGTGCTGCAGTACGACGGCATCAACCCGTAGACCGCACCGCGCACTTCCCCTTCGGCACACAACCCCCGGCACAGGAGGAACACATGAGCGGAGTCCGCTTACGACGCGCAGGACCAGGCGGCATGGTCCTGCTCGCCCTCATTGCCCTGACCGCACTGAGCGGCAGTCCGGCGAGCGCCCAGGGCGCGAAGCCGCAGAAGAACATCCCCGGTCCCCTGAACCACGCCGCCCCCGCCGCGCTGTACTGCGACGTCCCTGCGGAGCGTGACCTCGCGGTCATCCGCAAGGTCTACGAGGTCGGCCAGCGCATGAACGTCTCCGAGAAGGTCATGCTCGCCGGGTTCGAGACGGGCTGGGTCGAGTCCCGGATGAACAACCTGTCGTGCGGGGACCGGGACTCGCTCGGCGTCTTTCAGCAGCGCCCCTCGCAGGGCTGGGGTTCGCCCGAACAGGTCATGGACGTCGACTACGCGGCGGGCAAGTTCTTCGAGGTGGCCCTGCAGATGGACCCCGGCATGGAGGGGAGCACCGCAGGGCAGCTCGCCCAGGCCGTTCAGCGCTCCGCTTACCCCGACCGCTACGACCAAGCCGAGGACATCGCCCGGCGGCTGGAGGACGAGGCGTTCCAGCCCTACGGCACGATCGGGGCTAAATACGACAGCATGGGCGGCCCGGGCAGCGTCCTCGGCGGACCGGTCCGGGCCGAGGAGGCAGCCTCGCTGGGCGGGCGCTTCCAACTGTTCCAGAACGGGATGATCCTGTGGCATCCGGATGTGGCGTACGCGGTGTACGGCGACATCCTGACCAGGTTCTGGGCGACGGATGCGGAGCGGCGCTGGGGTTTTCCGACGATGGACGAGGCGGATGCCGCGCGGGCGCCGGACGGGACGCGGGGTCGTTATCAGTTCTTCGAGCGGGGGCTGTTCCTGTGGTCGCCGTCCACCGGCACGCATGTCGTGCATGACGCGATCTACGACGCCTTTCACGGGGCGGGCCATGAGAGCGTGCTGGGCTATCCGACCACGGACGAGGTGGACGAGGCCGGCGGCGGCAGAGCGCAGCGCTTCCAGAAGGCCACCATCCACTGGCACCCCGACAAGGGCACCTGGATCACCGACAACTGAAACGGGGGCTTCCTTGAGGATCCTTCACCGCATGGTGCGTCGCCTGGCGGCTCTCACGCTGACGACCCTCGCGGCCACCTTCTGCGCCATACCGGCCGCGAACGCGTCGGCTCCCGACGAGCCGATCGGGCGGGGTGAAGTGATGGACCGCGCATGGTCGTGGATCGAGGAGCAGGTGCCGTACAGCCAGACCGGCTGCCACAACAACCAGTTCGGCTGCTACCGCCCGGACTGCTCGGGCTATGTGTCCATGGCCTGGCATCTGAGCAGTTCCCTCACCACCTGGAGCCTGTGGAACGTCACGTTCGACATCCCGGCCGACGACTTGCAACCCGGTGACGCGCTGCTGCGGGACTCCGGCGGCGTCGACCACGTGGCACTGTTCGTCCGCTGGGCGGACGCGGCCCACACCCAACCGGTGGTCCGTGAGGAGTACGACTTCGGGCACGTGGCCGAGGAACTTGTGTGGACCGACGGGCTCCGCGGGTTCACACCCCGCCGCTACAACCAACTGGACGACCTCGCGCCGTACGGCAGCATCGCGGTCAAGTACGACAGCATGGGTGGACCCGGCAGCGTACTGGGACGGCCCGTTCGGGGTGAACGCGATGCCTCCCTGGGCGGGCGCTTCCAGCAGTTCGAGAACGGGATGATCCTGTGGCATCCGGATGTGGCGTACGCGGTGTACGGCGACATCCTGACCAGGTTCTGGGCGACGGATGCGGAGCGGCGCTGGGGTTTTCCGACGATGGACGAGGCGGATGCCGCGCGGGCGCCGGACGGGACGCGGGGTCGTTATCAGTTCTTCGAGCGGGGGCTGTTCCTGTG contains these protein-coding regions:
- a CDS encoding LGFP repeat-containing protein, which codes for MSGVRLRRAGPGGMVLLALIALTALSGSPASAQGAKPQKNIPGPLNHAAPAALYCDVPAERDLAVIRKVYEVGQRMNVSEKVMLAGFETGWVESRMNNLSCGDRDSLGVFQQRPSQGWGSPEQVMDVDYAAGKFFEVALQMDPGMEGSTAGQLAQAVQRSAYPDRYDQAEDIARRLEDEAFQPYGTIGAKYDSMGGPGSVLGGPVRAEEAASLGGRFQLFQNGMILWHPDVAYAVYGDILTRFWATDAERRWGFPTMDEADAARAPDGTRGRYQFFERGLFLWSPSTGTHVVHDAIYDAFHGAGHESVLGYPTTDEVDEAGGGRAQRFQKATIHWHPDKGTWITDN
- a CDS encoding DUF4185 domain-containing protein, which encodes MSDSAHPDHLSLTRRSLLRAGAGVALGAGVLGSSIAAAPRAAAAQRGTALCEQPGDSASSQGLGSGDLAIPYYREHDNTWGYVFGDSFSEPGLGGEYLGSPVMLNQASFDASGATPISFTWAMPTGGAARQLFDYQHNADNGHGFEVSRIPNDCIEFGGRTYIQYTSVEVWQPPAGYDGSRMSGVAYSDDHGVTWHDYPYHWAGDTQGVNQSMYGMWSFAGIDTDGWLYIFSKRWNGSHRNTGDGGAIQLFRIRPEEFRAGNFGSQENWAYLDGRWQWTRAVQPSVILSGNNIGEFSVKRIGSTYCMSYFDVTDYSICTRTAPRPDAVWSAPKPQIVGDAAWPPSHWGKPQLPYLYGGYIHPGSAGPNSLTLIVSQWNGQPHQSPYRVLQYDGINP